One region of Spiroplasma endosymbiont of Asaphidion curtum genomic DNA includes:
- a CDS encoding M17 family metallopeptidase: MINLIKEPQQNIVTLKAIFEGEAIKDAVEKSEGITTLIDSEKILFVYFKEKKMTFCKLQQWMKKFSSANTRELNIDVASFTTNNFNEQLALQAISEAILYTQHQVISYKQEKKQEKANYHLITNISDSTEIFNLAQIKLDSVNLTRNLQDTPPNLMYPEIFAQDIQKVFEGIDNVKITILDKKAIIENKMGLLLAVANGSHNDPRVVIIEYTGNTNSKEKIGLVGKGITFDSGGYSLKPAASMINMKFDMSGAAIVCSTLLAIAKIKPPINVVAVACLTENRIGGHATLVEAVATAMNGKTVEILNTDAEGRLVLADGITYAIRNNNATKIIDVATLTGAIVVSLGKHATGVFSNNNDFYNQFEQASNLSKERIWRMPIYKENIEEMQCSQIADLANIGKIRDMGSSQAAAFLQEFVEDKPFIHLDIVGTADNDSRGNGVMVKTLVELLSRVK; encoded by the coding sequence ATGATTAACTTAATAAAAGAACCACAACAAAACATTGTAACTTTAAAAGCTATTTTTGAAGGCGAAGCAATTAAGGACGCCGTTGAAAAATCTGAAGGCATTACAACCTTAATCGACTCAGAAAAAATCCTTTTCGTTTACTTTAAAGAAAAGAAAATGACATTTTGTAAATTACAGCAATGAATGAAAAAATTTAGCAGTGCCAACACCCGCGAATTAAATATTGATGTTGCTAGTTTTACAACTAATAATTTTAATGAACAATTAGCATTACAAGCCATTAGTGAAGCCATTTTATATACCCAACATCAAGTAATATCTTATAAACAAGAAAAAAAGCAAGAAAAAGCAAACTATCATCTAATTACTAATATTAGTGATAGCACCGAAATTTTTAACCTTGCTCAAATTAAACTAGATAGTGTTAATTTAACAAGAAACTTACAAGATACACCCCCAAACTTAATGTATCCAGAAATCTTTGCTCAAGATATTCAAAAAGTTTTTGAAGGCATTGATAATGTTAAAATTACCATTTTAGATAAAAAAGCAATTATTGAAAATAAAATGGGTCTTTTATTAGCTGTTGCTAATGGTAGCCACAATGACCCCCGAGTTGTTATAATTGAATACACAGGAAATACTAACAGTAAAGAAAAAATTGGTTTAGTTGGGAAAGGAATTACCTTTGATTCTGGTGGTTATTCATTAAAACCAGCAGCTTCAATGATTAATATGAAATTTGATATGTCGGGAGCCGCTATTGTTTGTTCAACATTGTTAGCCATTGCTAAAATCAAACCTCCAATTAATGTTGTTGCTGTTGCTTGCTTAACTGAAAATCGCATTGGGGGTCACGCAACACTAGTTGAAGCTGTAGCAACAGCAATGAACGGTAAAACCGTTGAAATCTTAAATACTGATGCTGAAGGACGATTAGTTTTAGCTGATGGTATTACTTATGCTATTAGAAATAACAATGCTACTAAAATTATTGATGTTGCTACTTTAACCGGAGCAATCGTGGTATCTCTAGGAAAGCACGCTACTGGTGTATTTAGTAATAATAACGATTTTTACAATCAATTTGAACAAGCAAGTAATTTAAGCAAAGAACGCATTTGAAGAATGCCAATCTACAAAGAAAACATTGAAGAAATGCAATGCTCACAAATAGCTGACTTAGCAAATATTGGAAAAATTCGTGATATGGGTTCATCACAAGCGGCTGCTTTCTTACAAGAATTTGTTGAAGATAAACCTTTCATTCACTTAGATATTGTTGGAACAGCTGATAACGATTCTCGTGGCAATGGGGTTATGGTTAAAACATTAGTTGAACTTTTAAGTAGAGTTAAATAG
- a CDS encoding transposase family protein produces the protein MKTQVIIEKESKIIIATNFSLGKKHDFCLFKESKIPILKNTKLIVDNGYQGIQKIHSNVLIPKKKTKKNPLNKEQKHNNKLISKMRIIRLLALLIKIITNYL, from the coding sequence ATTAAAACACAAGTAATTATTGAAAAAGAAAGCAAAATAATTATTGCAACAAATTTTTCTCTCGGTAAAAAGCATGATTTTTGTTTATTTAAAGAATCAAAAATCCCAATTTTAAAAAATACTAAATTAATAGTTGATAATGGTTATCAAGGAATACAAAAAATTCATAGTAATGTTCTAATACCTAAGAAAAAAACAAAGAAAAACCCTTTAAATAAAGAACAAAAACATAATAATAAATTAATTTCAAAAATGAGAATTATTAGACTTCTTGCATTACTTATTAAAATAATTACAAATTATTTGTAA
- a CDS encoding Mbov_0401 family ICE element transposase-like protein, with protein sequence MLEINNNVKTPENKHWFSLFTTHKNMYTNKCEQLANEYEKLDEYLYKYHYRLKQGYKVVHFAPRTIITIFDDVTFKRRRYKYWNQKSGKFEYVCLLDKEIGLLPKQRIYFDVQFKVLSLLGDGKRYRDVLDALNHCYISKASISSILNKYDIVEYFQLAKKETKTRIDVKNKDLYIQLDETFLATLDQKVKQDQRIRLVTFHTGHKEKNYKNARRELENKRGHFLMLKVGKRINTMGYRDLLIRELQKHYVNINYDKIIFCGDGATWIREIANSFGNVRYILDSYHAIKKLKQTAFNIIFENRKVTLNSWIKLYKDGNHQDLVKNIRNVAKNELNKDMPNCKVKCN encoded by the coding sequence ATGTTAGAAATTAATAATAATGTAAAAACCCCAGAAAATAAACATTGATTCAGTTTATTTACAACCCATAAAAATATGTACACCAACAAATGCGAACAACTAGCTAATGAATATGAAAAATTAGATGAATACTTATATAAATATCATTATCGCTTAAAACAAGGTTATAAAGTAGTTCATTTTGCACCAAGAACAATTATTACAATTTTTGATGATGTTACTTTTAAACGACGCCGATATAAATATTGAAATCAAAAATCAGGTAAATTTGAATATGTATGTTTGTTAGATAAAGAAATTGGTCTATTACCCAAACAACGCATTTATTTTGATGTCCAATTTAAAGTTTTAAGTCTTTTGGGTGATGGTAAACGATATCGTGATGTTTTAGATGCTCTAAATCATTGTTATATTTCAAAAGCTAGTATTTCAAGCATTTTAAATAAATATGATATTGTCGAATATTTTCAACTAGCAAAAAAAGAAACTAAAACTAGAATTGATGTCAAAAATAAGGACTTATATATTCAACTAGATGAGACATTTTTAGCAACATTAGATCAGAAAGTTAAACAAGACCAAAGAATTCGTTTAGTTACTTTTCATACAGGACATAAAGAAAAAAATTACAAAAATGCTCGTAGAGAGTTAGAAAATAAACGAGGTCATTTTCTAATGTTAAAAGTTGGTAAACGAATAAATACGATGGGTTATCGTGATTTATTAATTAGAGAATTACAAAAACATTATGTGAATATTAATTATGACAAAATAATTTTTTGTGGTGATGGTGCTACTTGAATTAGAGAAATTGCTAATAGTTTTGGTAATGTTAGATACATTTTAGATAGTTATCATGCTATTAAAAAATTAAAACAAACTGCATTTAATATTATTTTTGAAAATCGCAAAGTAACACTAAATAGTTGAATTAAATTATATAAGGATGGAAATCATCAAGATTTAGTAAAAAACATTCGTAATGTTGCTAAAAATGAATTAAATAAAGATATGCCAAATTGTAAAGTTAAGTGCAACTAA
- a CDS encoding IS30 family transposase: MGYKHLGIYERIYIENQLKFKVKISEIAKNLNRSISTIIREVNRNKDSNHYFSLIAQNKAENRKQSHVYFHKFKNRELVKYVQQKLLLGWSPEQIYGRIKNFHKEWIISFKTIYNWIYSGLLEKVTNKNLRRKGKKRKSQENRGKFNGKSIKERNINVNNRITVGHWEGDTVVSSRGKSKSCLITLVERTSRFTLAMLVENRTTKVVNENISHYLSILPNNLVKTITFDRGKEFSNWQQLEKNLNVKIYFANAYSPWQRGTNENTNGLIREKFPKKFNFSNTTKNAVHKFILSLNQRPRKILNYLSPIEYLVRKII; this comes from the coding sequence ATGGGTTACAAACATCTTGGCATATATGAAAGAATTTATATTGAGAATCAATTGAAGTTTAAAGTAAAAATTAGTGAAATAGCTAAAAATCTTAATCGAAGTATTAGTACTATTATTCGAGAAGTCAATAGAAATAAAGATAGTAATCATTATTTTTCATTAATTGCACAAAATAAAGCAGAAAACAGAAAACAATCACATGTTTATTTTCATAAGTTTAAAAATAGAGAATTAGTAAAATATGTACAACAAAAATTACTATTAGGTTGATCGCCTGAACAAATTTATGGCAGAATTAAAAATTTTCATAAAGAATGAATTATTAGTTTTAAAACAATTTACAATTGAATTTATTCTGGATTACTTGAAAAAGTTACTAATAAAAATTTAAGAAGAAAAGGTAAGAAACGAAAATCTCAAGAAAATCGCGGTAAATTTAATGGTAAATCAATTAAAGAACGAAATATTAATGTTAATAATCGTATAACTGTTGGTCATTGAGAAGGTGATACTGTAGTATCATCACGAGGTAAAAGTAAATCATGTTTAATAACTTTAGTTGAAAGAACATCAAGATTTACTTTAGCAATGTTAGTTGAAAATAGAACTACTAAAGTTGTTAACGAAAACATTAGCCATTATTTATCAATTCTTCCAAATAATCTTGTTAAGACTATAACATTTGATAGGGGTAAAGAATTTTCTAATTGACAACAACTTGAAAAAAATTTAAATGTGAAAATTTATTTTGCTAATGCGTATTCGCCTTGACAAAGAGGTACTAATGAAAATACTAATGGTTTAATTAGAGAAAAATTTCCTAAAAAATTTAATTTTTCAAATACTACTAAAAATGCAGTTCATAAATTTATATTGTCTTTAAACCAAAGACCAAGAAAAATACTAAATTATCTTTCACCAATCGAATATTTGGTTAGAAAAATAATTTAG
- a CDS encoding transposase family protein produces MKFDKFNFINDKELLRLTGIKQSTFNKMLNILKEAELKKFKRGGKNNKLSLENRLLMTLSYWREYRTYFHLGKSFDISEASCYRNIKWIEDILIKHPDFQQLAGKKALINDYFNDKTIIIDATETPIQRPKKDKNNLIQEKRKNTLLKHK; encoded by the coding sequence ATGAAATTTGATAAATTTAATTTTATTAATGATAAAGAATTATTACGATTAACTGGAATAAAGCAAAGTACTTTTAATAAAATGTTAAATATTTTAAAAGAAGCTGAGTTAAAAAAGTTTAAAAGAGGTGGTAAAAATAATAAATTATCATTAGAAAATAGATTATTGATGACTTTATCATATTGACGAGAATATCGTACTTATTTTCATCTTGGTAAAAGTTTTGATATTAGTGAAGCTAGTTGTTATCGAAATATCAAGTGAATTGAAGATATTTTAATCAAACATCCTGATTTTCAACAACTTGCTGGTAAAAAAGCATTAATAAATGATTATTTTAATGATAAAACAATTATTATTGATGCTACAGAAACACCCATTCAACGCCCAAAAAAAGACAAAAACAATCTTATTCAGGAAAAAAGAAAAAACACACTATTAAAACACAAGTAA
- a CDS encoding ankyrin repeat domain-containing protein: MNLNIKKNSSQQSIKLVINLKDFYVQGFVNKDNKYFYFKDSQVKEIKKQDLNIQESINLGYNSNYCHLNNDNFVISYSNIDDSISALSKHNIKDNNKIKQHLVRLVFITSEAMRFQCDEKTLEIFAEIRNVDELKNDLKNILKVVQDTIDGKNEEINWGDYKDQLNKWDKYSKQINEFRIKIWNELIKMKKLNDFIFQKREVLIKNLDNLLNFKNEQELTNELATWFNKNANQNEKALKDDFVNKTINFIKIIRNLSNSETINNLSSDSISEQQKKELEEEIKEIIRNFSSGDISLLGLSIEQNNLDITKLLIRLNSKIINDYSNRLSPLHLAAYFNRIEIVKSLLSCSGIVINILDNNGNGINTPLVFAIIKKNIDVVKELLKYANINVNAMIENVLSPLHYAAENGYLAIVKLLLANGADVNAKAKNGATPLHYAAAKGYTEIVKLLLEHGSDINANTSNRRTALHVAAENGHTDVVKLLISKTKEQFNNVDNVEFKNFINAKDSNGLTPLYFCNKLDNNVETVKLLLDNGADVNIIIDNDNNTILHLTIWENNFTFAKELLTNQNSKNKINVNAINNYKNTPIMGAIQNNNIEIVKLLLEHGSDINAKAENGITPLHLAAQNGYLAIVKLLLANGADVNEKINLGVGPL; this comes from the coding sequence ATTAATCTTAACATTAAAAAAAATAGTAGTCAGCAAAGTATAAAATTAGTAATTAATTTAAAAGATTTTTATGTCCAAGGATTTGTAAATAAAGATAATAAATATTTTTATTTTAAAGATTCGCAAGTAAAAGAAATTAAGAAACAGGACTTAAATATTCAAGAGTCAATAAATTTAGGTTATAATAGTAATTATTGTCATTTAAATAATGATAATTTCGTTATTTCTTACTCGAATATAGACGATTCTATTAGTGCATTATCAAAACATAATATAAAAGATAATAATAAAATAAAACAACATTTAGTGCGATTAGTTTTTATTACTAGTGAGGCGATGCGGTTTCAATGTGATGAAAAGACTTTAGAAATTTTTGCAGAAATTAGAAATGTTGATGAACTAAAAAACGACTTAAAAAATATATTGAAGGTTGTTCAAGACACCATTGATGGGAAAAATGAAGAAATAAATTGAGGAGATTATAAAGACCAATTAAATAAATGAGACAAATATTCAAAACAGATTAATGAATTTAGAATAAAAATTTGAAATGAATTAATTAAAATGAAAAAATTAAATGATTTCATTTTTCAAAAAAGAGAAGTTCTTATAAAAAATTTAGATAATCTTTTAAACTTCAAAAATGAACAAGAATTAACTAACGAGTTAGCAACATGATTTAATAAAAATGCAAATCAAAATGAGAAAGCATTAAAAGATGATTTTGTTAATAAGACAATAAATTTTATAAAAATTATTAGGAATCTCTCAAATTCAGAAACAATAAATAATTTATCTTCTGATTCTATAAGTGAACAACAGAAAAAAGAACTTGAAGAAGAAATTAAGGAAATTATTCGTAATTTTAGTAGCGGTGATATTAGTCTTTTAGGCTTATCTATTGAACAAAATAATTTAGATATTACTAAATTATTAATTAGGTTAAATTCAAAAATAATAAATGATTATTCAAACAGATTATCACCGTTGCATCTTGCGGCATATTTTAATCGTATAGAAATTGTTAAATCATTATTAAGTTGTTCTGGCATTGTTATCAATATTCTAGATAATAATGGAAATGGAATAAATACGCCCTTGGTCTTTGCAATAATAAAGAAAAATATAGATGTTGTTAAAGAATTATTAAAATATGCCAATATTAATGTTAATGCAATGATTGAAAATGTTTTGTCGCCGTTACATTATGCAGCAGAAAACGGTTATCTGGCAATTGTAAAATTGCTACTCGCCAACGGTGCTGATGTCAATGCAAAAGCAAAAAATGGTGCGACCCCCTTACATTATGCAGCAGCTAAAGGTTATACAGAAATTGTTAAATTATTGTTAGAGCATGGTTCTGATATTAATGCAAATACAAGCAATAGACGAACTGCGTTGCATGTTGCTGCGGAAAATGGTCATACTGATGTTGTTAAACTGTTGATTTCAAAAACAAAAGAGCAATTTAATAATGTAGATAATGTAGAATTTAAAAATTTCATCAACGCCAAAGATAGTAATGGCTTAACTCCTTTATATTTTTGTAATAAACTAGATAACAATGTAGAAACTGTAAAATTACTACTTGATAATGGAGCTGATGTAAATATTATTATAGATAATGACAATAACACCATTTTGCATCTAACAATATGGGAAAATAATTTTACATTTGCAAAAGAATTATTAACAAATCAAAATAGTAAAAATAAAATTAATGTTAATGCGATTAATAATTATAAAAACACTCCGATAATGGGCGCAATACAAAATAATAATATAGAAATTGTTAAATTATTGTTAGAGCATGGTTCTGATATTAATGCAAAAGCAGAAAATGGTATTACTCCTTTACATTTAGCAGCACAAAACGGTTATCTGGCAATTGTAAAATTGCTACTCGCCAACGGTGCTGATGTCAATGAAAAAATTAATTTAGGTGTTGGCCCCCTTTAG
- a CDS encoding IS5 family transposase (programmed frameshift), translating to MKFDKFNFINDKELLRLTGIKQSTFNKMLNILKEAELKKFKRGGKNNKLSLENRLLMTLSYWREYRTYFHLGKSFDISEASCYRNIKWIEDILIKHPDFQQLAGKKALINDYFNDKTIIIDATETPIQRPKKGQKQSYSGKKKKHTIKTQVIIEKESKIIIATNFSLGKKHDFCLFKESKIPILKNTKLIVDNGYQGIQKIHSNVLIPKKKTKKNPLNKEQKHNNKLISKMRIIIENIFAILKKFKIITEKYRNRRKRFSLRFNLIASIYNLQL from the exons ATGAAATTTGATAAATTTAATTTTATTAATGATAAAGAATTATTACGATTAACTGGAATAAAGCAAAGTACTTTTAATAAAATGTTAAATATTTTAAAAGAAGCTGAGTTAAAAAAGTTTAAAAGAGGTGGTAAAAATAATAAATTATCATTAGAAAATAGATTATTGATGACTTTATCATATTGACGAGAATATCGTACTTATTTTCATCTTGGTAAAAGTTTTGATATTAGTGAAGCTAGTTGTTATCGAAATATCAAGTGAATTGAAGATATTTTAATCAAACATCCTGATTTTCAACAACTTGCTGGTAAAAAAGCATTAATAAATGATTATTTTAATGATAAAACAATTATTATTGATGCTACAGAAACACCCATTCAACGCCCAAAAAAAG GACAAAAACAATCTTATTCAGGAAAAAAGAAAAAACACACTATTAAAACACAAGTAATTATTGAAAAAGAAAGCAAAATAATTATTGCAACAAATTTTTCTCTCGGTAAAAAGCATGATTTTTGTTTATTTAAAGAATCAAAAATCCCAATTTTAAAAAATACTAAATTAATAGTTGATAATGGTTATCAAGGAATACAAAAAATTCATAGTAATGTTCTAATACCTAAGAAAAAAACAAAGAAAAACCCTTTAAATAAAGAACAAAAACATAATAATAAATTAATTTCAAAAATGAGAATTATTATTGAAAATATTTTTGCTATTCTTAAAAAATTTAAAATTATTACTGAAAAATATCGTAATCGTAGAAAACGATTTAGTTTAAGATTTAATTTAATTGCTTCAATTTATAATTTGCAATTATAG
- a CDS encoding M3 family oligoendopeptidase, whose translation MKRINADKKYQWDLSYLFTSDDEWTKTLQNYINHYGKLYNLKGKLHQQENFKQYILLSEAGEILGAKLSQYLHYGSLDTTDERFINLSNLMMNESLKIQTKMSFVEPELKQIGAEKIMQMLASDSELANFEYDFRSFFEKVKYLLTEEQEELLNNVAKTRSTSYQLYDLLAYADKEKQYLDYDGKKQELTESLATSIAQLSRPKEDQKLRREASMLLNKHLITKKYSLAKVYEDIIQFSVEEVKLRNYESSLQASLLGDKVLPDMYLTLLEVGKEYIHLYRLFIKIKQKYFQLDKFYATDSHLLMNKTENNKYSVMQGIAMVKAAFQPLGEEYLTMLDIALLPGRIDYFEDTNKRSGAYSSSGKGVEPIILMNWDDSLRTVATLAHELGHSVHTLFSNKYQPPNLAQYPIILAEVASTFNEHLLFKYLYTQAKEKDEQIYLLETRINDLMATFFRQIQFAKFELEAHKLVEQEQPINASILAKLFKDISIEYGYDVYDEIADDAIYAWSRILHFFNSPYYVYKYATSVTTSFKLYDDFEKGNKANILNFLKAGGHKEPMLILQDVGIDLALKATYVPLMEHLEQLLDELEKLLQI comes from the coding sequence ATGAAACGAATTAATGCTGATAAAAAATATCAATGAGATTTAAGTTATTTATTTACTAGCGATGATGAATGAACGAAGACATTACAAAACTATATTAATCATTATGGGAAATTGTATAATTTAAAAGGAAAATTACATCAACAGGAAAATTTTAAGCAATATATTTTATTATCAGAAGCAGGAGAAATTTTAGGTGCAAAACTTTCCCAATATTTACATTATGGTAGTTTAGATACTACTGATGAACGGTTTATTAATTTAAGTAATTTAATGATGAATGAATCATTAAAAATTCAAACTAAGATGTCATTTGTTGAGCCAGAATTAAAACAAATTGGTGCGGAAAAAATTATGCAAATGTTAGCAAGTGATTCTGAATTAGCAAATTTTGAATATGATTTTCGATCATTTTTTGAAAAAGTAAAATATTTATTAACAGAAGAACAAGAGGAATTATTAAATAATGTTGCTAAAACGCGAAGTACTAGTTATCAACTTTATGATTTATTAGCATATGCCGATAAGGAAAAACAATATCTTGATTATGATGGTAAAAAACAGGAGTTAACAGAATCATTGGCAACTTCAATAGCACAATTATCGCGCCCTAAAGAAGATCAAAAATTAAGACGAGAAGCTAGTATGTTATTAAACAAACATTTAATTACAAAGAAGTATTCATTAGCTAAAGTGTATGAAGATATTATTCAATTTAGTGTTGAAGAAGTTAAATTAAGAAACTATGAAAGTTCATTACAAGCATCATTATTAGGTGATAAAGTATTGCCAGATATGTATTTAACTTTATTAGAAGTTGGAAAAGAATATATTCATTTATATCGTCTTTTTATTAAAATTAAACAAAAATATTTTCAATTAGATAAGTTTTATGCGACTGATAGTCATTTATTAATGAATAAAACAGAAAATAATAAGTATTCTGTTATGCAAGGGATTGCAATGGTAAAAGCAGCTTTTCAACCATTGGGCGAAGAATATTTAACGATGTTAGATATCGCTTTATTACCAGGGCGAATTGATTATTTTGAAGATACTAACAAACGCAGTGGGGCATATTCGTCATCAGGTAAAGGTGTTGAACCAATTATTTTAATGAATTGAGATGATTCATTACGAACTGTTGCTACTTTAGCACATGAATTAGGTCATTCCGTACATACATTATTTTCTAATAAATATCAACCGCCTAATTTAGCACAATATCCAATTATTTTAGCAGAAGTGGCATCAACTTTTAATGAGCATCTTTTATTTAAATATCTGTATACGCAAGCTAAAGAAAAAGATGAACAAATTTATTTATTGGAAACAAGAATTAATGATTTAATGGCTACTTTCTTTCGTCAAATTCAGTTTGCTAAGTTTGAATTGGAGGCTCATAAATTAGTTGAACAAGAGCAACCAATTAATGCTAGTATTTTAGCAAAACTATTTAAAGATATTTCAATTGAGTATGGTTATGATGTTTATGATGAAATTGCTGATGATGCCATTTATGCTTGATCACGAATTTTGCATTTCTTTAATTCCCCTTATTATGTTTATAAATATGCTACTTCGGTGACAACTTCGTTTAAGTTATATGATGATTTTGAAAAGGGTAATAAAGCTAACATTTTGAATTTTCTTAAAGCAGGAGGACATAAAGAACCAATGTTAATTTTGCAAGATGTTGGGATTGATTTAGCACTAAAAGCAACCTATGTTCCATTAATGGAACATTTAGAGCAACTATTGGATGAATTGGAAAAATTATTACAGATTTAA
- a CDS encoding IS30 family transposase, with amino-acid sequence MGYKHLGIYERIYIENQLKFKVKISEIAKNLNRSISTIIREVNRNKDSNHYFSLIAQNKAENRKQSHVYFHKFKNRELVKYVQQKLLLGWSPEQIYGRIKNFHKEWIISFKTIYNWIYSGLLEKVTNKNLRRKGKKRKSQENRGKFNGKSIKERNINVNNRITVGHWEGDTVVSSRGKSKSCLITLVERTSRFTLAMLVENRTTKVVNENISHYLSILSNNLVKTITFDRGKEFSNWQQLEKNLNVKIYFANVYLPWQRGTNENTNGLIREKFPKKFNFSNTTKNAVHKFILSLNQRPRKILNYLSPIEYLVRKII; translated from the coding sequence ATGGGTTACAAACATCTTGGCATATATGAAAGAATTTATATTGAGAATCAATTGAAGTTTAAAGTAAAAATTAGTGAAATAGCTAAAAATCTTAATCGAAGTATTAGTACTATTATTCGAGAAGTCAATAGAAATAAAGATAGTAATCATTATTTTTCATTAATTGCACAAAATAAAGCAGAAAACAGAAAACAATCACATGTTTATTTTCATAAGTTTAAAAATAGAGAATTAGTAAAATATGTACAACAAAAATTACTATTAGGTTGATCGCCTGAACAAATTTATGGCAGAATTAAAAATTTTCATAAAGAATGAATTATTAGTTTTAAAACAATTTACAATTGAATTTATTCTGGATTACTTGAAAAAGTTACTAATAAAAATTTAAGAAGAAAAGGTAAGAAACGAAAATCTCAAGAAAATCGCGGTAAATTTAATGGTAAATCAATTAAAGAACGAAATATTAATGTTAATAATCGTATAACTGTTGGTCATTGAGAAGGTGATACTGTAGTATCATCACGAGGTAAAAGTAAATCATGTTTAATAACTTTAGTTGAAAGAACATCAAGATTTACTTTAGCAATGTTAGTTGAAAATAGAACTACTAAAGTTGTTAACGAAAACATTAGCCATTATTTATCAATTCTTTCAAATAATCTTGTTAAGACTATAACATTTGATAGGGGTAAAGAATTTTCTAATTGACAACAACTTGAAAAAAATTTAAATGTGAAAATTTATTTTGCTAATGTGTATTTGCCTTGACAAAGAGGTACTAATGAAAATACTAATGGTTTAATTAGAGAAAAATTTCCTAAAAAATTTAATTTTTCAAATACTACTAAAAATGCAGTTCATAAATTTATATTGTCTTTAAACCAAAGACCAAGAAAAATACTAAATTATCTTTCACCAATCGAATATTTGGTTAGAAAAATAATTTAG